The Aedes albopictus strain Foshan chromosome 2, AalbF5, whole genome shotgun sequence region TTAAGGGAAAATGTGCAAGATTTATTGTTAAAAAATCCACCGAGTCGCTGAATTGAGATTTAGTTTATAACTTTTAATATTCtcccctggaaaaacctggaaaattttGTTTTGTAATTTAACACCCAGAGCTGTTTCTGGGACTtttactagaatttctccaaagattcaggATTTATTGATGAATTTTCTGCGGGAGCTCCACTCGGGATTTCTTCTAGTGTTGTTACCTCTATTGCTCTCTGAGTCCTTCGCGGGATTTCTCACGCACTTCCCCCTGTATTTTTACCATACATTTTCGTAAGCTTTCTTCTTAGTGTTTCTCCTAGGATGTCTTCAAGAGCTTCTCCCACGATATTTATTAGAGGTTCTCGtgagattccttttgaagtttcttgcTCCCAGAATAAAACAAGTTTTAAACATTTAACCTGGAttttcttctaatatttttgcggagttttttttttttgatttggaaaggaccTTCGAAAGACAAAAATACAACAACGCAAATAAAATGGAGGAGTCATCGTGGAAGGAAATATCATGGaaatttcaggaacaatgaaaacTTTTAAGAGAAATCCCATGATGAACTTCGGGCGAAATCTCGCGAGGAAATTCTgcaatattcttcagaaattctacaaaaTAGCAATTGTTGTTAAGTTTGTCGGAAAATCAttaacagaaatttctgaaggaactttgaataaattttggaaagatctcctgaaggaatccaacaagaaactctggaagtatatcgggaacacctctggaagatttcccgaaagataCTTCTGCAGAAACCCTGTGGAAAATTTCGGCAGAAATCCTGAGAcaaactctggtagaaatcccagtaACAACTCTTAGCAATCTCAGAACTCTGGGAGCAAATACGAAACAAAAATCTTGGAATGTTTGgtgaaactttcaaagaaatcagAAAACTTAAAGGAACTTAAAGGACTCCAAGAGAAATCGTGGGAAGACTTCTGTGAGAAACTATGAAAAATTTTAAAGAAGgaattgcgataaaaatccaaGGAGGAGAccccggaggaatcctaggaaaaatcttggaaagaattttGGGAAAAATCCTCCGGAGGATTTCGAAATGAATTCTGGACAGATTTCCAagtaaatttttgaacaaatttcgaaagaattcctagttcCCAAAAGAGTTCCGTGCAAAGCTGTGATGTCAATCTGGCTACCCTGTTCCAGCTCACATTGTTTCACAATTTTATTGACCCAGGTAAAAGTGGCATAACGTCAGTTCTAAACATTCAACACAGGTATGATTAAACTCAAAAAATCTCTACCATTTAGCACATAACCCATAACTACGTAACTAATACGTTAATGAAAAAGCTCATCCTACTTACCATTCGCTCTCCTCCTCATCACCCCAACCGTCTTCGTTGACCTCCAAGTCCTCCACTTTGATGTCGAAGCGGCTGCAGTCGACCTTAACCAACGGCTGCTCCTGTTCATCCGCGATCTTCAGCACCCCTTTAGATCGCACGGATGCTGGTGCTTCCACGACAGTCAACGGCACACTTTCGCTACTCTCCGTATCATCACCGTCGTTTATAAGCAACACGTTGGCCTTCTGTATGACGGGTTccatatccttgaagaaatccatttCCTCCTCCGTCGCTGAAGCTTCGACTTTTTTCATAGGTTGAGTTTTAATATCCAATGTTTCTATACTCTCTGCTTGCAACGAAGCGGAACGTTTCACTCTACTGGACTCATCCTGAACTGCACGACTAGATGACGAGGCGGCCTGTTCCCCAGCGGAATCGCTCGCCGTGTTGGCAGTGGTTGTACTTGCTTCCGGCTTAACTGCTTCTCCCTGCTGTCCCACGTTGATATGGTGAGTTGTGGTGCGTTCGTTGACATCATTTTCCCAGTCGCTCCACTCGTCCACCTCCAGTTCGACGTCGCTGTTGGTTGGACAGGGATCTTCCCCTTCCGGAGATGGCCGTTCCGGCATATGGTTGAACTCCCCACCGTGGACAATTGATGAAAAATTTTCTTCGGGATCGATCAGAGTTGCACCTCCATGTCCGGGAATGGGGCTTCCGGAAAGAAATTCTCCGGATCCGATTACGGGTGTTATGGATCGTACCCCGCTCCAGGGGTGACTTTGATCAGGAACTCCTTGTGGTCGGCCGTCCGCGAAGATTTTGCTTCGGTTGCCTCCTATCACCACGGCCGATCCCAAAATGGGAACCACGTCTGCTAAGCAAAGCAGGGTCTTCGCTACCAGCACATCGTTGGTGTCCTTGATACCCAGGAGTAACtggaataaaagaaaaataaatatcaTTTACCTTTACAGGGAGCTGTTTGAACCCATAATCTCATGTGTTAGTACCCTTTTCCAGAGTAATCCTTATTAGCCTACCTGTCCCCATCGATCCCTATCCCAATTTTAGACTTGCTttattttccctcaggtagagaTATAGTAGGCCCTTTTCGTGGTGATAACATAAAGTTCCCGAGACCCGAAAGAATGAGTATATCTAGatgtagaatttcttcaaatcaAAGACATGGTTTCATATAATTATATATTCTATCGATCTGGCGCCAACCCTTAGAGCAATAATCAATCATAATGAAAGCCTCTCTTGAGTAAAAAGGCCCAAGCTAATTGTCCATTGCAACTTACCTGCGGTAGAATTTGCTCCTTGAGATCCTCTTTGCTGAAGTATGGCACGTAGTCCGGGAAATGCTCCAGCAGTGTGAGCCTGATTTGAGCATCCTGCACGCAGAAGACCTGCTGTATTTTGGGAATAATGTACGCCGAGAAGATTCTCGTCGCAAACAGACCGGACGACAGATCGTCCGCCTTCGGCCGCATAATGTACGGGGTAACGCAAAGCTGGGCGGTTGTGTCCAGGAGGACTATCCGGGAAAGCAAAAGCGATCCCATTTGCTCGGCGACCGTCTCGGGGTCGAACGTCCGCAACCGGTCCACAAGACCGGTGAAGAATTCCATCTTGGCTTGCGGGCTTTTGAGGGGCAGTTCCGTCAGGAAGGAATGTATCAAGATAAAGTCGTGATTGAACAACGGATGAAGCAGAATTGCGGACAACTTCGGGCGCATGGAAACATTCGCATGCTTCAGATGGGTGGCACAATAGGCTTTGAAATCCTCCACGGCGGGAATGTTGCTATCGTTTTTATTGTGTAGAATTTCCTCGCACATCACGGCGAACGCGTATTGTTCCACTCCCTGGCTTTTGTTTTTAAGCTCGTCCGGATCGATCGCCTTGGGATAGCGATAGGGCTGAGACTTTTCCAGCAGAGTCATATTGAACTCCTTCCCCGACCACAGATGTTCAAATCCCGCCAACCTCCaggctccatcctcggtcacgtagATGGAAGATATACTGATACTCAGGTGCCGCACATTGGCCTGCTCCATAAGAAAGATCAACGCACACAAAATATTCCTCAACCCCAAGCAGATCTGCACGTCACTGGTCACGTTCAGGCAAGTGGCCAACGGGCGGCACCGTTCCGTGGCCAGCATCTTCAGCGATCCCTTGTTCCATGACGCGATGTACTTCAGAATGTTCGGATGCCGGTAAATCTTCAAATTCCGGATCGCGCGCTCCAGCGGATTTTGGTTGGTCCAAAATTGCCCCGTCACCAACGTCTCGCCTTGGAATATCGAAATGACCGACACAGTCGATTCCGTGGGGATTTCACCATTGTACAGTGACCAATAGTCCGTCACCTGAATGGCCTTGCGACTGATCTCCAGCCCCTTCAGCTGTTGCGATTGATCGTTTCCCATGCTCTTAGCAGGTCATTTCGTGCACCACACTTTTGCGAGGAACTTGATATCGAAAATAAACTGATTCAGATTGATTTTGAATGATTATTACGTGCTGATAAAACTTTTTTTCGCAGGACGAAACTGGAACAACAAAATGCACCGCACCACCCGAAAACACGACTGACAaaagtgcatttcgatgcactagCTGTCAATAAATTTGCgattgaaatatttcaaaaattaagtAACTCTGTCTGTCGTGATTTTTGCACGCAGAGAAATGTTGAGGGCatctctggagcaacatttgaaaagggcccaagaggtcttgtgtcttttttttaaaacgctccgtagggcataacagcagcccgcccacgcaaataaacaccgttatccgaaagatcgatgtttgctctatctgataacggtcttagtttttgtgaataagctgaggggggctcaggggcgacgtgtgaagtcattgtttaccaatgcttgtatgcccttttcaaatgttgctccagatctgATACAAATTGTAAACCAGCAGAATATctttttattttataaaattacAATAACCATTGCAATTTAATcaaataaaggatttttttttttgcaaataacaTGCTTTCTTGTTCGTGTAAATAGGTATCAAAAATCATTTACATGAGAACTTCTAGTGTGTAGAAACGCTGTAACGCACAATAAACCTTGGTAACGCATGTAACGTGTTAGATTTCAAATTATGAACTACAGAATCCAACTCTTCAACACACGTCAGATTTTTATGTTGACGTTTTCCTCCCCCACAACCACAAACCTGGCCACAAACTAACAAAAAAGGATTACAAAGTGCGATCCTGGGCTGTTCCTCAGTTCCAAAAGTCCTTTATT contains the following coding sequences:
- the LOC115255130 gene encoding protein-associating with the carboxyl-terminal domain of ezrin-like codes for the protein MGNDQSQQLKGLEISRKAIQVTDYWSLYNGEIPTESTVSVISIFQGETLVTGQFWTNQNPLERAIRNLKIYRHPNILKYIASWNKGSLKMLATERCRPLATCLNVTSDVQICLGLRNILCALIFLMEQANVRHLSISISSIYVTEDGAWRLAGFEHLWSGKEFNMTLLEKSQPYRYPKAIDPDELKNKSQGVEQYAFAVMCEEILHNKNDSNIPAVEDFKAYCATHLKHANVSMRPKLSAILLHPLFNHDFILIHSFLTELPLKSPQAKMEFFTGLVDRLRTFDPETVAEQMGSLLLSRIVLLDTTAQLCVTPYIMRPKADDLSSGLFATRIFSAYIIPKIQQVFCVQDAQIRLTLLEHFPDYVPYFSKEDLKEQILPQLLLGIKDTNDVLVAKTLLCLADVVPILGSAVVIGGNRSKIFADGRPQGVPDQSHPWSGVRSITPVIGSGEFLSGSPIPGHGGATLIDPEENFSSIVHGGEFNHMPERPSPEGEDPCPTNSDVELEVDEWSDWENDVNERTTTHHINVGQQGEAVKPEASTTTANTASDSAGEQAASSSSRAVQDESSRVKRSASLQAESIETLDIKTQPMKKVEASATEEEMDFFKDMEPVIQKANVLLINDGDDTESSESVPLTVVEAPASVRSKGVLKIADEQEQPLVKVDCSRFDIKVEDLEVNEDGWGDEEESEW